One part of the Lycorma delicatula isolate Av1 chromosome 7, ASM4794821v1, whole genome shotgun sequence genome encodes these proteins:
- the LOC142327840 gene encoding uncharacterized protein LOC142327840 gives MMKHAAIALLTLGLTNIALGQLFVQPFETASVGQQPKSLSFAIQPPPLNQPVQSSPFVNTPPSRSYAHRAVIANAEREAQLPQHLLNPFYKNQRISEALAKESWFTPGEMVVYDREAEKISRQEIYSVLKHAGFVNRRRR, from the coding sequence atgaTGAAGCACGCAGCGATCGCTTTGCTTACATTGGGTCTAACCAACATCGCATTAGGACAATTATTCGTCCAACCATTTGAAACGGCATCAGTCGGACAACAACCGAAATCATTATCATTCGCTATTCAACCCCCACCATTAAATCAACCGGTTCAATCATCTCCATTTGTTAATACACCTCCATCAAGAAGTTATGCTCATCGTGCTGTAATCGCTAATGCAGAAAGAGAAGCTCAATTACCTCAACATTTATtgaatccattttataaaaatcaaagaatatcTGAAGCATTAGCTAAAGAAAGTTGGTTTACACCTGGAGAAATGGTCGTTTACGATCGCGAAGCAGAAAAAATATCACGACAAgaaatttattcagtattaaaaCACGCAGGTTTTGTTAATAGAAGACGTAGATAA